From Saccharothrix espanaensis DSM 44229, the proteins below share one genomic window:
- a CDS encoding ArsR/SmtB family transcription factor, with product MAEPRDDLIRDPRELRALAHPFRWKLIDLLSSEGQRTATQCAQALGESVAGCSYHLNMLAKYGFVEEVPDVKGRQKPWRMLRHHQSWSTEDMDDETVLAAEAASDALIEQEFAALRERLRRKSLEPLEWQTATGIRGHLEFLTAAEAEEVQAAMFAVLEKFADRHHDPAARPEGARPVRIFQATTVAPRRD from the coding sequence ATGGCCGAGCCGCGCGACGACCTCATCCGGGATCCTCGGGAGCTGCGCGCGCTCGCGCACCCGTTCCGCTGGAAGCTCATCGACCTGCTGTCCAGCGAGGGGCAGCGGACCGCGACCCAGTGCGCGCAGGCCCTCGGCGAGAGCGTGGCCGGCTGCTCGTACCACCTGAACATGCTGGCCAAGTACGGGTTCGTGGAGGAGGTGCCGGACGTCAAGGGCCGGCAGAAGCCGTGGCGGATGCTCCGGCACCACCAGAGCTGGTCCACCGAGGACATGGACGACGAGACCGTCCTCGCCGCCGAAGCGGCCAGTGACGCGTTGATCGAGCAGGAGTTCGCCGCGCTGCGCGAGCGCTTGCGCCGCAAGAGCCTCGAACCGCTCGAATGGCAGACCGCCACCGGCATCCGGGGGCACCTGGAGTTCCTCACCGCGGCGGAGGCGGAGGAGGTCCAGGCCGCCATGTTCGCCGTGCTGGAGAAGTTCGCCGACCGCCACCACGACCCGGCGGCCCGGCCGGAGGGCGCACGCCCGGTGCGCATCTTCCAAGCCACGACCGTGGCACCGCGGCGGGACTGA
- a CDS encoding FdhF/YdeP family oxidoreductase: MVPMSKPPQHDIDESRLDVTGPKRWAAGIPGVAVSLKRGVEQMGVARTVTTLRLLNQREGFDCPGCAWPEPQGHRKLAEFCENGAKAVAEEATRRRVGPDFFAAHPIADLAGKTDYWLGQQGRITDPVVLREGASHYQPISWSDAFALVADRLTGLADPNEAVFYTSGRTSNEAAFLYQLLVRSFGTNNLPDCSNMCHESSGAALSETTGIGKGSVSIDDFARADLIVVVGQNPGTNHPRMLSALEEAKKTGAKIVAVNPLPEAGLLRFKNPQNVRGVIGAGTQLADEFLQIRLGGDQALFQAVGNLLLSWDAADDEFVRNYTDGFAEYAEHVRELDWDAVDTATGLPRKQVELLARMLADSQRTIFCWAMGLTQHKHSVQTIREIANVALLRGMIGKPGAGLCPVRGHSNVQGDRTMGIWEKMPEKFMSALETEFGITVPREHGLDTVASIRAMRDGKARVFFAVGGNFAAATPDTEVTERALRSCDLTVHVSTKLNRSHVVHGKTALILPTLGRTESDLQHSGEQFVTVEDSMSVVHRSRGRLEPASDRLLSEVSIVCRLARAVLGPDHPVPWEEFEKDYDVVRDRISRVVPGCADYNERVRRPDGFVLPHAPRDAREFSGTRTGKAHFSANELTVLRVPVGRLLLQTMRSHDQYNTTIYGLDDRYRGVKDGRRVVFVSPADLDELDLLDGHYVDLVSEWPEDPTGVTERRAERFRVVSYPTAKGCAAAYFPEANPLVPLDSTADVSGTPTSKSIVVRLERLLD; the protein is encoded by the coding sequence ATGGTCCCCATGAGCAAGCCACCCCAGCACGACATCGACGAGTCGCGGCTCGACGTGACCGGACCCAAGCGGTGGGCGGCCGGGATTCCCGGCGTGGCCGTGTCGCTCAAGCGCGGCGTGGAGCAGATGGGCGTGGCCCGCACGGTGACCACGCTGCGGCTGCTCAACCAGCGCGAGGGGTTCGACTGCCCGGGTTGCGCGTGGCCCGAGCCGCAGGGGCACCGCAAGCTGGCCGAGTTCTGCGAGAACGGCGCGAAGGCCGTCGCCGAGGAGGCCACCCGCCGCCGGGTCGGTCCGGACTTCTTCGCCGCGCACCCGATCGCCGACCTGGCCGGCAAGACCGACTACTGGCTGGGCCAGCAGGGCCGGATCACCGACCCGGTAGTGCTGCGCGAGGGTGCCTCGCACTACCAGCCCATCTCGTGGAGCGACGCGTTCGCGCTGGTCGCGGACCGGCTCACCGGGTTGGCCGACCCGAACGAGGCGGTGTTCTACACCTCCGGCCGGACCAGCAACGAGGCCGCGTTCCTCTACCAGCTGCTGGTCCGCTCATTCGGCACGAACAACCTGCCGGACTGCTCGAACATGTGCCACGAGTCCTCCGGCGCGGCGCTGTCGGAGACCACCGGCATCGGCAAGGGCTCGGTGAGCATCGACGACTTCGCCCGCGCCGACCTGATCGTGGTGGTCGGCCAGAACCCCGGCACCAACCACCCGCGGATGCTGTCCGCGCTGGAGGAGGCCAAGAAGACCGGGGCGAAGATCGTCGCGGTCAACCCGCTGCCCGAGGCCGGCCTGCTGCGGTTCAAGAACCCGCAGAACGTGCGCGGCGTGATCGGCGCGGGCACGCAGCTGGCCGACGAGTTCCTGCAGATCCGGCTCGGCGGCGACCAGGCGCTGTTCCAGGCGGTCGGGAACCTGCTGCTGTCCTGGGACGCGGCCGACGACGAGTTCGTGAGGAACTACACCGACGGGTTCGCCGAGTACGCCGAGCACGTGCGCGAGCTGGACTGGGACGCCGTCGACACGGCGACCGGGCTGCCGCGCAAGCAGGTGGAGCTGCTGGCCCGGATGCTGGCCGACTCGCAGCGCACGATCTTCTGCTGGGCGATGGGCCTGACCCAGCACAAGCACTCGGTGCAGACCATCCGCGAGATCGCGAACGTGGCGCTGCTGCGCGGGATGATCGGCAAGCCGGGCGCGGGCCTGTGCCCGGTGCGCGGCCACTCCAACGTGCAGGGCGACCGGACCATGGGCATCTGGGAGAAGATGCCGGAGAAGTTCATGTCGGCGCTGGAGACCGAGTTCGGCATCACCGTGCCGCGCGAGCACGGGCTCGACACGGTCGCCTCGATCCGGGCGATGCGCGACGGCAAGGCACGGGTGTTCTTCGCGGTGGGCGGCAACTTCGCGGCCGCCACGCCGGACACGGAGGTCACCGAGCGCGCGCTGCGGTCGTGCGACCTGACGGTTCACGTGTCCACCAAGCTCAACCGGTCGCACGTGGTGCACGGGAAGACAGCGCTGATCCTGCCCACGCTGGGCCGCACCGAGAGCGACCTCCAGCACAGCGGCGAGCAGTTCGTCACGGTCGAGGACTCGATGTCGGTGGTGCACCGCTCGCGTGGCCGGCTCGAACCGGCGAGCGACCGCCTGCTGTCCGAGGTGTCCATCGTGTGCCGGCTGGCGCGGGCCGTGCTCGGCCCGGACCACCCGGTGCCGTGGGAGGAGTTCGAGAAGGACTACGACGTGGTCCGGGACCGGATCTCCCGGGTCGTGCCGGGGTGCGCGGACTACAACGAGCGGGTGCGCCGGCCCGACGGTTTCGTGCTGCCGCACGCGCCGCGCGATGCCCGCGAGTTCAGCGGGACCCGCACCGGCAAGGCGCACTTCTCGGCCAACGAGCTGACCGTGCTGCGGGTGCCGGTCGGCCGGCTGCTGTTGCAGACCATGCGCAGCCACGACCAGTACAACACCACGATCTACGGCTTGGACGACCGCTACCGCGGGGTGAAGGACGGCCGGCGGGTGGTGTTCGTCAGCCCGGCCGACCTGGACGAGCTGGACCTGCTCGACGGGCACTACGTCGACCTGGTCAGCGAGTGGCCGGAGGACCCGACCGGGGTGACCGAGCGGCGGGCCGAGCGGTTCCGGGTGGTGTCGTACCCGACCGCGAAGGGCTGCGCGGCGGCGTACTTCCCGGAGGCGAACCCGCTGGTGCCGCTGGACTCCACCGCGGACGTCTCCGGGACGCCCACGTCCAAGTCGATCGTGGTGCGGCTGGAACGGCTGCTCGACTGA
- a CDS encoding valine--tRNA ligase, with the protein MTETPTAPQRSELPPAWNPAEVEAGLYQRWVDRGYFTADATSDKPPFSIVLPPPNVNGSLHMGHALNHSVMDALTRRRRMQGYEVLWLPGTDHAGIATQTAVERALASEGMSRHDLGREKFVERVWQWREEVGGRILGQMRRLGDGVDWDRVRFTMDEGLSRSVQTIFKRLFDDGLIYRAERIINWCPRCQTALSDIEVDHSEDDGELVSIRYGSGASSIIVATTRAETMLGDTAVAVHPEDERYRHLIGTDVEVPLTGRYVPVVADEHVDPKFGTGAVKVTPAHDPNDFEIGRRHDLPMLTVMDGRGVITAKGPFEGLDRFEARPAVVAALREQGRIVAEKRPYQHSVGHCSRCDTVIEPRLSLQWWVKVEPLAREAAAAVRDGRTKIHPPELAKRYFDWVDNLNDWCISRQLWWGHRIPVWYGPNDKVMCVGPDDEPPGEGWTQDEDVLDTWFSSGLWPFSTLGWPAQTADLAKFYPTSVLSTGYDILFFWVVRMMMFGLYAMDGKQPFDHVFLHGLIRDQHGKKMSKSRGNGIDPLDWMDSYGADATRFTLLRGANPGSDLAIAEEWAAGSRNFTTKLWNATRFALGNGATVQRPVPAREQLTDADRWILDLLDQLVTDVDGQFEAFQFGKLAEGLYHFTWDEFCDWYLELAKVQIAEGGARAEATQAVLGHVLDVVLRLLHPLAPFITETLWTALTGGESVVVADWPKPHGGARDEVAASRIEGLKKLVTEIRRFRSDQGLKPAQKVAGKVRGACCVDLVDQVPAVRVLTRMTEPGEEFTASAQIEVGLPKGAVKVELDLSGAIDVVAERKRLAKDLAVAEKERAQCEGKLNNPAFTDKAPAEVVAKIQARLTAANADIERIHARLDTLPQS; encoded by the coding sequence GTGACTGAAACGCCCACCGCACCCCAGCGCTCCGAACTCCCGCCGGCCTGGAACCCGGCCGAGGTAGAAGCCGGGCTGTACCAGCGGTGGGTCGATCGCGGCTACTTCACGGCCGACGCGACCAGCGACAAGCCGCCGTTCTCCATCGTGCTGCCCCCGCCGAACGTCAACGGCAGCCTGCACATGGGCCACGCCCTCAACCACAGCGTCATGGACGCCCTCACCCGCCGCCGGCGGATGCAGGGCTACGAGGTGCTGTGGCTGCCGGGCACGGACCACGCGGGCATCGCCACCCAGACGGCGGTCGAGCGCGCGCTGGCCTCCGAGGGCATGTCCCGGCACGACCTGGGCCGCGAGAAGTTCGTGGAGCGGGTCTGGCAGTGGCGCGAGGAGGTCGGCGGCCGGATCCTCGGCCAGATGCGCCGCCTCGGCGACGGCGTGGACTGGGACCGGGTCCGGTTCACCATGGACGAGGGCCTGTCCCGGTCGGTCCAGACGATCTTCAAGCGGCTGTTCGACGACGGCCTGATCTACCGCGCCGAGCGGATCATCAACTGGTGCCCGCGCTGCCAGACCGCGCTGTCGGACATCGAGGTCGACCACTCCGAGGACGACGGCGAACTGGTCTCGATCCGGTACGGCTCCGGCGCGAGCTCGATCATCGTCGCGACCACCCGCGCGGAGACCATGCTGGGCGACACGGCGGTGGCCGTGCACCCGGAGGACGAGCGCTACCGGCACCTCATCGGCACCGACGTCGAGGTCCCGCTGACCGGCCGGTACGTGCCGGTCGTGGCGGACGAGCACGTCGACCCGAAGTTCGGCACCGGCGCGGTCAAGGTGACCCCGGCGCACGACCCGAACGACTTCGAGATCGGCCGCCGGCACGACCTGCCGATGCTGACCGTGATGGACGGCCGCGGCGTGATCACCGCGAAGGGCCCGTTCGAGGGCCTGGACCGGTTCGAGGCGCGCCCCGCCGTGGTCGCCGCGCTGCGCGAGCAGGGCCGGATCGTCGCCGAGAAGCGCCCCTACCAGCACTCCGTCGGCCACTGCTCGCGGTGCGACACGGTGATCGAGCCGCGCCTGTCGCTGCAGTGGTGGGTGAAGGTCGAGCCGCTGGCCCGCGAGGCCGCGGCCGCCGTGCGCGACGGCCGCACCAAGATCCACCCGCCGGAGCTGGCCAAGCGCTACTTCGACTGGGTCGACAACCTCAACGACTGGTGCATCTCGCGCCAGCTCTGGTGGGGGCACCGCATCCCGGTCTGGTACGGCCCCAACGACAAGGTGATGTGCGTCGGGCCCGACGACGAGCCGCCCGGCGAGGGCTGGACGCAGGACGAGGACGTGCTCGACACGTGGTTCTCCTCGGGCCTGTGGCCGTTCTCCACGCTGGGCTGGCCCGCCCAGACCGCCGACCTGGCGAAGTTCTACCCGACCAGCGTGCTGTCCACCGGCTACGACATCCTGTTCTTCTGGGTCGTCCGGATGATGATGTTCGGCCTGTACGCGATGGACGGCAAGCAGCCGTTCGACCACGTGTTCCTGCACGGCCTGATCCGCGACCAGCACGGCAAGAAGATGTCGAAGTCGCGCGGCAACGGCATCGACCCGCTGGACTGGATGGACTCCTACGGCGCGGACGCCACCCGGTTCACGCTGCTGCGCGGCGCGAACCCCGGCTCCGACCTGGCGATCGCCGAGGAGTGGGCGGCCGGCTCCCGCAACTTCACCACGAAGCTGTGGAACGCGACCCGGTTCGCGCTGGGCAACGGCGCGACCGTGCAGCGGCCGGTGCCGGCCCGCGAGCAGCTCACCGACGCCGACCGCTGGATCCTCGACCTGCTCGACCAGCTGGTCACCGACGTGGACGGGCAGTTCGAGGCGTTCCAGTTCGGCAAGCTCGCCGAGGGGCTCTACCACTTCACCTGGGACGAGTTCTGCGACTGGTACCTGGAACTGGCCAAGGTGCAGATCGCCGAGGGCGGCGCGCGGGCCGAGGCGACCCAGGCGGTGCTCGGGCACGTGCTCGACGTCGTGCTGCGGCTGCTGCACCCGCTCGCGCCGTTCATCACCGAGACGCTGTGGACGGCGCTGACCGGCGGCGAGTCGGTGGTGGTCGCCGACTGGCCGAAGCCGCACGGCGGCGCGCGCGACGAGGTCGCCGCGAGCCGGATCGAGGGCCTCAAGAAGCTGGTCACCGAGATCCGCCGGTTCCGCTCCGACCAGGGCCTCAAGCCCGCCCAGAAGGTCGCGGGCAAGGTCCGCGGCGCGTGCTGCGTCGACCTGGTCGACCAGGTGCCCGCGGTGCGCGTGCTGACCCGGATGACCGAGCCGGGCGAGGAGTTCACCGCCTCGGCGCAGATCGAGGTCGGCCTGCCCAAGGGCGCGGTGAAGGTCGAGCTGGACCTGTCCGGCGCGATCGACGTGGTCGCCGAGCGCAAGCGGCTGGCCAAGGACCTGGCGGTGGCCGAGAAGGAACGCGCCCAGTGCGAGGGCAAGCTGAACAACCCGGCGTTCACCGACAAGGCACCGGCCGAGGTGGTCGCGAAGATCCAGGCCCGGCTGACGGCGGCCAACGCCGACATCGAGCGCATCCACGCCCGCCTCGACACGCTGCCGCAGTCGTGA
- the folC gene encoding bifunctional tetrahydrofolate synthase/dihydrofolate synthase: MTGPDSLDELRQVEAELNQRWPETKLEPSLDRIKALAELMGDPQTSYPVLHITGTNGKTSTSRMIDALLTRVGLRTGRYTSPHLQLVTERINVDNEPLSPQRYVEVYRDIEPLVSVVDSRNEVPLSKFEVLTGMAFAAFADAPVEAAVVEVGLGGRWDATNIADGQIAVITPVGIDHVEYLGSTLEGIAEEKAGIIKPGAVALLAEQDPVVEQVLLRRIAEVDAMVARQGSEFGVLQRDVAVGGQMLRLQGLGGVYEEVFLPLHGAHQAANAALALASVEAFFGAGADRQIDVDAVREAFATVASPGRLERVRSAPTVLVDAAHNPHGAKALAKALDEEFGFRKLVAVIGVMDDKDAVGILSELEPVVHEVVLTANSSPRAMDPDLLAGVAIPIFGEDRMYVQPHLVDALEEAVRLAEEDDGGDVMSGGGVIVTGSVVTAGEARALFGKEPS, translated from the coding sequence GTGACCGGGCCCGACTCGCTGGACGAGCTCCGCCAGGTCGAGGCGGAGCTCAACCAGCGCTGGCCGGAGACCAAGCTCGAACCGAGCCTGGACCGGATCAAGGCGCTGGCCGAGCTGATGGGCGACCCGCAGACGTCCTACCCGGTGCTGCACATCACCGGCACCAACGGCAAGACGTCGACCTCGCGGATGATCGACGCGCTGCTGACCCGGGTCGGCCTGCGCACCGGCCGCTACACCAGCCCGCACCTCCAGCTGGTGACCGAGCGGATCAACGTCGACAACGAGCCGCTCAGCCCGCAGCGCTACGTCGAGGTCTACCGCGACATCGAACCGCTGGTGTCCGTCGTGGACAGCCGCAACGAGGTGCCGCTGAGCAAGTTCGAGGTGCTCACCGGGATGGCGTTCGCGGCGTTCGCGGACGCCCCGGTGGAAGCCGCCGTGGTCGAGGTGGGCCTGGGCGGGCGCTGGGACGCGACGAACATCGCCGACGGCCAGATCGCGGTGATCACGCCGGTCGGCATCGACCACGTCGAGTACCTGGGCTCCACGCTGGAGGGCATCGCCGAGGAGAAGGCCGGGATCATCAAGCCCGGCGCGGTGGCGCTGCTGGCCGAGCAGGACCCGGTGGTCGAGCAGGTGCTGCTGCGCCGGATCGCCGAGGTCGACGCCATGGTCGCCCGGCAGGGCTCCGAGTTCGGGGTGCTCCAGCGGGACGTGGCCGTCGGCGGGCAGATGCTGCGGTTGCAGGGCCTCGGCGGCGTGTACGAAGAGGTGTTCCTGCCGCTGCACGGCGCGCACCAGGCGGCGAACGCGGCGCTCGCGCTGGCCTCCGTGGAGGCGTTCTTCGGTGCCGGGGCGGACCGCCAGATCGACGTGGACGCGGTGCGCGAGGCGTTCGCCACCGTCGCGTCACCGGGCCGGCTGGAACGGGTGCGGTCCGCGCCCACCGTGCTGGTCGACGCCGCGCACAACCCGCACGGCGCGAAAGCCCTGGCCAAGGCGCTGGACGAGGAGTTCGGGTTCCGCAAGCTGGTCGCGGTCATCGGCGTGATGGACGACAAGGACGCCGTGGGCATCCTCAGCGAACTGGAGCCCGTGGTGCACGAGGTCGTGCTCACCGCGAACTCGTCACCGCGCGCGATGGACCCGGACCTGCTGGCCGGCGTGGCGATCCCGATCTTCGGCGAGGACCGGATGTACGTGCAGCCGCACCTGGTCGACGCGCTGGAGGAAGCCGTGCGACTGGCAGAGGAGGACGACGGCGGCGACGTGATGTCCGGCGGCGGCGTGATCGTGACGGGCTCCGTGGTGACCGCCGGCGAGGCCCGCGCCCTGTTCGGCAAGGAGCCGTCGTGA
- a CDS encoding DUF4233 domain-containing protein has protein sequence MTTPAGVPAPKKDPMKSFRGIMAGTLILEVIVVALALPVVAKLGGGIGTGTGYLVLGLIVALIGTCALLKRPWIVWVIALLHVVMIASWPLLTALGAIGVLFSLVWVYLLWLRRDVAKRMAAGRLPSQQQSA, from the coding sequence GTGACAACACCGGCGGGCGTGCCCGCGCCCAAGAAGGACCCGATGAAGTCGTTCCGCGGCATCATGGCCGGGACGCTCATCCTGGAAGTGATCGTGGTCGCCCTGGCGCTGCCGGTGGTGGCGAAGCTGGGCGGCGGGATCGGCACCGGCACGGGCTACCTGGTGCTGGGCCTGATCGTGGCCCTGATCGGCACCTGCGCGCTGCTCAAGCGCCCGTGGATCGTGTGGGTGATCGCGCTCCTGCACGTGGTGATGATCGCGTCGTGGCCGCTGCTGACCGCGCTGGGCGCGATCGGCGTGCTGTTCAGCCTGGTCTGGGTGTACCTGCTGTGGCTGCGCCGCGACGTGGCCAAGCGGATGGCCGCGGGCCGCCTGCCCAGCCAGCAGCAATCCGCTTAG
- a CDS encoding DUF488 domain-containing protein, protein MRIYTIGFTKKSAEKFFGLLRTSKAATLVDVRLNNVSQLAAFAKRDDLKYFLGELCGMTYTHQPELAPTQPMLDDYKKQSTDWTTYEGQFLELMRHRSIEDVIPQELLDNAVLLCSEDKPHHCHRRLVAEYLAQHWDSVTIEHLV, encoded by the coding sequence ATGAGAATCTACACGATCGGGTTCACAAAAAAGTCCGCCGAAAAATTCTTCGGCCTGTTGCGCACCTCAAAAGCCGCAACCCTGGTCGACGTTCGACTTAACAATGTCTCACAATTGGCAGCTTTCGCTAAACGGGATGACTTGAAATACTTCCTCGGCGAACTTTGTGGCATGACATATACCCATCAACCTGAATTAGCGCCAACACAGCCCATGCTCGACGATTACAAAAAGCAGAGCACCGACTGGACAACGTACGAAGGCCAGTTCCTGGAGTTGATGAGGCATCGCAGTATTGAAGATGTAATTCCGCAGGAACTGCTTGACAATGCAGTCCTGCTTTGCAGCGAGGACAAGCCGCACCACTGCCACCGTCGGCTCGTCGCGGAGTATCTTGCGCAGCACTGGGACAGCGTTACGATCGAGCACTTGGTCTGA
- a CDS encoding DUF488 domain-containing protein yields the protein MVKLLRQHKVTAIADVRSVPVSRFTPQFNRSSIQRGLHEVDIKYAFLGRELGARTEDSACYIDGRVQYDRLAKTPEFASGIERLLKGAHTERIAVMCTEGEPLDCHRTVLVARVLTEHGVTVDHIHSDGRIESHYSAMERLMAMFGLAEADLFRTPTERLEEALSRQECRIAYVNDEFRDDETAEV from the coding sequence TTGGTTAAGCTGCTTCGGCAGCATAAGGTCACAGCAATCGCCGATGTACGCTCCGTCCCCGTCAGCCGGTTCACGCCCCAGTTCAACCGCAGCTCGATACAGCGCGGTCTACACGAGGTCGACATCAAGTACGCCTTCCTAGGCAGAGAACTCGGCGCCCGTACGGAAGACTCAGCCTGCTATATCGACGGACGGGTTCAGTACGACCGCCTTGCCAAGACACCTGAATTCGCCAGCGGCATTGAACGCCTATTGAAGGGTGCACATACCGAGCGGATCGCTGTCATGTGCACTGAGGGCGAGCCGTTGGACTGCCATCGCACCGTGCTCGTTGCGCGAGTGCTCACTGAGCACGGTGTCACAGTCGACCACATCCATAGCGACGGGCGGATCGAGAGCCATTACTCGGCAATGGAGCGCCTCATGGCCATGTTCGGGCTGGCGGAGGCCGATCTATTCCGCACACCGACCGAGCGTCTTGAAGAGGCACTGAGCCGTCAAGAATGCCGGATCGCATACGTTAACGACGAGTTTCGCGACGACGAGACGGCAGAAGTATGA
- a CDS encoding dual OB domain-containing protein: MAVTKELVCLANSRKYMGRCVAGMEILDGSRRWIRPVSNRTRHEVSAAERQYRGAVEPQVLDVISVPLVAPRPIGFQRENWLLDPRLRWQKVRRIDWDELCTLEEHPRSLWINGYHTSAGFNDRVPVEQGDRVVDSLKLIRVHSATIEVRHAHPNAMNQRPTVRARFRYAGSTYRLKVTDPVHEEKFRANGLGNHQLSESFLTVSLGEEFEGDFYKLVAAIVERTDVNLGSRR; this comes from the coding sequence GTGGCAGTCACCAAGGAGCTGGTGTGTTTAGCGAATTCCCGTAAATACATGGGGCGATGCGTCGCGGGTATGGAAATCCTCGATGGCTCTCGAAGATGGATTCGCCCAGTCAGCAACCGCACACGCCACGAGGTGTCCGCAGCAGAGCGACAATACCGAGGTGCGGTGGAACCACAGGTACTCGATGTCATCTCCGTGCCGCTTGTCGCACCTCGGCCGATTGGATTCCAGCGGGAGAACTGGCTTCTCGACCCCAGACTCCGCTGGCAGAAGGTCCGCCGGATCGATTGGGATGAATTATGCACCTTGGAGGAGCATCCCCGGAGCTTATGGATTAACGGCTACCACACGTCCGCCGGCTTCAACGACCGCGTGCCGGTCGAACAAGGAGACCGAGTGGTAGACTCACTCAAACTAATCCGAGTCCACAGCGCGACCATAGAGGTGAGGCATGCCCATCCGAATGCCATGAACCAGAGGCCGACCGTGCGAGCTCGGTTTCGATACGCAGGCTCGACGTACAGACTGAAAGTGACCGATCCGGTGCATGAAGAGAAGTTTCGAGCCAACGGGCTTGGAAATCACCAGTTAAGTGAATCATTCCTGACGGTGAGCCTAGGTGAAGAATTCGAGGGCGACTTCTACAAATTGGTGGCGGCTATCGTCGAACGCACTGATGTTAACCTCGGTAGCAGGCGATGA